Below is a genomic region from Henckelia pumila isolate YLH828 chromosome 3, ASM3356847v2, whole genome shotgun sequence.
CTATTGATAAGGAGCAAAAAGAATCGATGCGTTGTGCCCACCAAAACCAAATGAATTTGACAATGCAACTTTGATGTCCagtctttctttctttggtccCACTAGCACATTCGGATCCTGCATCGTCGACAAAGTTCATTCAGTGTGATTAAACATGTTGAATTCAAGGTTAAGCTAACTCATTGCATGATCTGGTTACATACCACACCCTCATCTGGGTTTTCAAGATTGAGATTGGGGTGCACCCACCCGGTCCGAATCGCCTGCGACAATACGTACGGTTCAGTTTAGTAATGGACAAACCCATGTAACAAACATTCAGTCCAAGGTCATTCAATTCCATGCAACTTTGGGAGAAGTCGAGATTTGtgtttttcaaaattatgatttatgaataaaaatattcaaacttTTCTTCATGATTCCAGCAGGAACACTACAAATAAGCATGATGGAATAGGAGGCTAAGTAAAACATGCAAGGTACCTACCTGAACAGCAGCAACAGCTTCCACAGCACCAGATGCTCCAAGAAGGTGTCCTATCATAGATTTCGTCGAGTTCATCTTAAGCTTCGTGACAATAAGTTGGATTAGCCACACATATATAACAAAAGTTTTAGCAAACATCAACATTCATGATGGCAAAAACAGAGATTTCGCGTTTCGGATACCTCTTTATTCTGCCCAAAACAACGCATTAGTGCTTGATACTCATTGATATCGCCAGCTGGAGTTGATGTTGCATGTGCGTTTACATAATTCACGTCTTCCTTAGATACACCCGAGTTAGCCAGAGCTTTCTCTATGCACAAAATTACACCCGTTCCTGCTTCGATGAAACATCAGAAagctttttttttattattattattattattttatgaacACCAATAATTAAGAAGGGGCACATGCATATTAGAACTTATTAACATGGAACATCAAACATAATAGGGAACATCAAATCCAAACAATGACAACAAAAACCGTCTTGTTGCAGAAAACAATGACGAATGTGTAATTCGCTGGTAAATTTGTAGGCTAAAAAAATTGGAAATATACCATCTGGATGAGGCTTTGTTATGTGATAAGCATCACAAGTGAAGCTTCCACCAAGAAACTCAGCATATATAGTGGCACCTCTGTTCTGCTCATTCACAAAGAATTGGTAACACATCATCAATATTTGGAAATAACAGCCAAACCGGGAAATTTGAGTGAGAAGATGGCAAAAATATGAACATTGAAACAACTCGAGTTTCATGGTACCTTGGCATGCTCGAGTTCTTCCAGAAGCAATACACCGGCCCCTTCTCCCATAACAAATCCGTCACGACTCTGTCAAATATCAATCATGGGTTGGGGGGAAGTGATATTTCAGATCGACGGATAAGTAGCTGTGACCAGCTTGGTTTTATTCGCTAGCATTTATAATTATGACTCGTCATTTCATGGTTTTACTCATTTCACTGTCCTACATTCTGTGAGAGTCGAGACATGAACAAATTAAAGTATGGTCGATGTATCAAACAACATTTTAGAACCATGGTTTGATGATTGGAATATCAAAGATACATAAATGGATTTACAGTAACATTTTCTGGGAGAGATAGTTCTCATTTCCATAAAAAAGTTGTTGAGAGACAGAgacataaacataaaatattacATGATCCCAGGGGCGTGAGGCTCTAGTAGGTTCAGCGTTCCTTTGCGACAGCGCATTACAAGCTACAAAACCTCCCAATCCTGCACAAAGTTCATGATTTGAAAACCGAATAAGCGAGTTTTCGAAacagatacatatatttatatatacacatatcaaAACAAACTATTACCGATTGGTATTATTACTGAATCCGTGCCACCACTGAGCATCAAGTCCTACAAAATTTCATTCAGCAACATCAGGTAAGACTGTGACAATGGGATGGTCTGACATCATTAGATCTTTAACATTTCCAGTTCATTCTTCAGTAAATATGCAGAAAACCCAAAATGGATTTGGAATCCATAATGTGAAGAAAAGGCTGGGGACTTACGGTTTCACCTTTGATGATGTGGTTGGCGGCGTTTAGTATACATAAGTTGCTCGTCGCACAAGCAGTGGAAATCGAGTAGTTAGGCCCCATCCATCCCTGTTAAACAGAGGTAATCAAGCTTTGACAGTGTTTCAACCAAAACAAATCAATGATGTTTATATTGTCAAAAGATGGAATTTGCTTAACCAGATCCATTGCAAGCACTGCAGAAGCCATATTAGTACTTATAAAAGGCAGGGCATAGGGAGAGATCTTCTTATACGAGATTCGAAAACCTTTGATTGAATCAAAAAATACCTGGCCAGATGATAAAACAGCTCAGAAGGAGGTAACAAAACATATATATTCAGGAAAGGGATGTGCTAGTACAAAATCTAAgccatacatacatacatacatacatacctTCATCCCACCCATAGCCGATCCAACCAGGACGCCGCATCTTCGTTTGTTCAATTCATCCATGAAAGCTTCAGTAATTCCTCCATTAGCCAAAGCCTTCTTCCCTGCTTTGAGAGTGTAAAGCATGAACCTATCCATTCTTTTCATAAATTTTGGAGCAACGTATCCTTCCGCCGAGAACGACTTGATCTCACCAGCAATCCTCTGCAGTTGAAAGTGAAATTAACCAGTACCCTGATTGTCAAACTCTGAAAACAACTAATTAACTACCATTGAGCAATGAACAGAAACatcaagaaatcaaaacatagtaCTATTGGAAACTCGGAACAATCGAACGACTCTATTTGGCTTATGCCGCTGACGCCTTCAAGAAGGTTATCATAGAAGACATCAGGATCGTCACCAAGCGGTGTCTCCACTCCCATTCCGGTAACAACCACGCGCCTTTGCTTTGTTCCACGTTTTTGCTTCTCTGTATCTTCCTCGGATCGATGCATAGCTACGTCCATTACTTGAAGAATTCAAAAAGGAACCATGTATGTGATCCCCAAcatcaagaaaaaaaagaaaagttgTTGTAGAAGTTCATAAACGTCAATATTAACAGTAAAAGATGATGATTCACCAGAATGGGCAGCACGGGGAAGCAGCTTCCTTCCCCTGCGAACGAAGTGCGATTCTTGGCAGTACTGTTGGAAGGGTGTGCGAGAATTCATGAAACTGTAGACGCCATAGCAGTAGTTTGTCATGCGATGCGTGCCCCATTTGCAGAAACGGGGAGAATCAATGCaaatggaagaagaagaagaaactgGCATGCATGCCTCCATAACATGAACTTTATTTATCCGTATTTGCCTACGCACGCCAATGTATATATTTCCAATCTGGGATTTATAAAACCTTGAGTTGAAGTTGATGAAAGATTTGTTTCtgatccttttttttttcatacaaaaaataaatgaaGTGAATATATATACGGGGAAAATGACGTGTACATGTCAGCTTTACGTCAGCAttgaattggtgccacatcagcgcgACGTcggaaaaatgacaaaaattgccaaaaaaaaataaagatagcggattaaaattgaaatctgaaaatataaacgCTAAAATTGCAAAGTTACAAATATAcatgacaaaaaaaataattttccatatatatatatatgtatgcataCAAAGGGGAGGAGAAGACTGAACTCGAGTGTGAGATCAATTGGACTAGAGAAACGTCACCAAGTAaatatatctatactattaataaatgATCAAGAGTTGAATATTTTGGTGAAATTCTTTTCTTCATTTCATAACTCTCCTTTCACACATTTATCTCTACTAATATATACTTAATGTTATCGAGTATGatttaatattcatattttataattgttaaaaaaaatcatctcaCTGagcatattttattttgtaaaataatgTAACCAAAATATATATGTACAACTATATATTATGCTACACACAAGACACAAGGTGTGTGTCCGTTGACTAGTAATAATAAAAGATGGCATGTCTTGAAACCACAAACTGCTTCAAATAACGTTTtctcaaatatttaaatttacttGTGACTCGAAAATTGTTAAgagttttgaaaatttaatacaGTTACTTATATATCATACATCcttaaaaatcattaaattacCCCAAGCTGTATATGATAAGTATTCTTTATACATTCGTACTCGGTAATTAGTTGATACGAGACATTATTATTTTCACGTATTATACGTATATATAATATCATAGGGGCATatttattaactatttatttttaattgtataGCTTAAAAGTATGTAAGGTGAGCTGCAATTACAAACAAGACTTAACGACTATAGGGTATATTTAGTATAATAaatttcatttatatttaaCTAACTTTATAATTTATTGTGAtgtatttaataattaaaaaaatactctAACTGATTGAACAATTGAAGTCATGGAGCATTTAGGAAAAATAGTTATTATAAGATCGAACGTTTGttacttgaaaaaaaatttagttataGTAACGATacaactttaatttttttaaataataataatccaaCATCTCAAGCAATATGCATGGTTTATTTAGAAAAATAAGCTCTAGAATTCAATTTtacaaattataaattatttaataatttatttacacTACAAAAAATGAAGGAACTTTTACTTGCTAAATGCCGTGATGTAAGTCggaattttcttatttttaaggATACTGTAAAGTCAAACACCAATATTTCCGAAACTTTTTTTtaggtaattttttttaagtaaattTTTGTGAAACTTGATTGTACAACTCATACAATTAAATTCACACTTCCATTTGGTTGGTGAGATTTTTATAGGTGACCGTGGCGGTACTAGGGAGGGCTAGTTTAATAGCCAACAATCAACATTGaccaaacattttttttaatacacgGATTTAATTCGTTTTTAAATTAACCTTTAAATATCTAAGTTACATTGGcactaataataaattttaaaactgaAAAGATCATATATAAAAATCTTAGTGAAATAAAAGTTaaataaagaattcaaagaAAATAAAGACCAAAtgcattataatttattttagctgTAAGCAAATTTCTAAGCCAAAAACAAGCTGAAATCGATCGAGAAGCTCATCAACAAAACCCGGTTAATTTAAGGAGATCCTATacatgaaaataataaaaatacataaatattgaaataaactatttatttttcaaaataattacgagaaaaaaaaaatgaaaatcactttTAAAAACTTTACCATAGCCCATAGGGGATTGTTAATGAAGGCAGTGGTTGGTTTGGGTCAATTCATTATATGTCCGTAGGGGCTAATAGCGTGACCAAATGATGCCTAACCAAAAAATTTTTGGGCGGGAAAAATGTATAGAGTAAAACATTCAACAATTCAAGCATCATATTTAGTCGATAGAAGgtggtgtttttttttattctttttttcatattgttccgtttcaatttgattttttagtagattatgtttaagaTTGGTGTTATTGACATCTTTGACAGTTACACGACCAAAAATGATTAtgcaatttaaattttttgagctCTACATTGATCCGAAGGTTATGTTTGCGATTTATTTGTCATAGATCGATCAGTATGTTAAGGAAAACCTACTATTTTACAATGATGACATGCTTCCATTTGCATATCTCACGGGACTCTAAaatgtttgattttttaatATGATATATTGTATATACTAATTGTAAGATTGAATATTCGTTGTTATAACTTATATATATCAGAATCTGTAAATGATAAGAACGGTACAATTCAATCGGTTAAAAAATAGAGCACATCATAATAAGGGGAGGAGCTAGCAAACTTTTGGAGAACAAAATATGAGTTAAAAAAaacagataaaaaaaaaaagataggaAGTCAATTTTTAGGTTCCATTTACGTATTCATTAATCATTACGCAATACATATAGAATGAATGGTAAACATTTTCTATTTTGGTTTCGATTGAATTGGATtctttcagaaaaaaaaatttggaatcactattaataataataattaaaaaaacactCTGATCGGGTGAGCTTATCGCAAAAAATTTGTCCAGTGTGATTTACATGGCAAACGTGATTAATTAATCGGTTTTATAAACACTTAATTAATAGAAGTTGAATAAAAGTTTTATTTGATTGTGAATTGGAATGATTATAAGTAAACTACtgtaaattaaaatactcgcAAGTTACATAATCTGcaataaataaattcttgaGGTAATTGTATTATTTACAAagttcaataataataaatacaaactgaaaatcaaataaaatatttctatatataAGAACACCTGCACTAAATTAACAAAATCTATTACATAACTTTTTAGATTAATTAATGCAATTGATTTGGAACTATGGATTGGCTTGGTTCGATTTATTTTGATCCAAAATTTGGAACCAAACAACTTTTTGGTTTGAAAGATTTTAAAACCGTTTTGACTTAAAATTGATCTAAATCATTTGGTTTGACTGGGTTTATAGTTGGATCAGTTTCTTAACATTCCGAACTGCATTAGTTCAAGGTTTGCCCAATATACATGCAACAAAAGATAGCGGCTTGAGATTCCatcattataaaataaatatagagTAAAATTTCTATGAAACGGGATCTACATCCGTGTGACCGGACAACTCAATCCATATGCACAATGAAAACTAATATAATACTTttaacatgaaaaaaaaatatttttcatgagtcCGGTTAAATTGAagttttatacatatatatggaGAGATAGAGAGATGGAGAAAGGTCAATCTTATGTTACTCTATTTTTttgcttgattttttttaagaaaatgggtATTGATGATGGTCAATAAAACCAGGGCCCGGGCTATCAGGGTAGTGTTGTGGGCCTGATGTGGAAACCGGGCTAATGAAGGTGATATATGGACTGCCCTTCCTTAATCGAGATGAACTGCACACCAAAGAAGGGGATAAAAAGCAAGTTAGTGGGACGCCGGAGGAAGTTCCGGcggggccactccgatgcttaagttagacttagaaatagagtgggcttttTAGGAAAAATGAATATAGTGCTTTTGAACTTAAATGAACCTACCTCTACCAATATCTGTGACCAGATATTTAAAGGCTTGGAGTGAGAGTGTCATCCCGTAATTCcagggtagtggccacgatctggatCGTGGGTGTGGTAGTTGCCCATGTTTGCTTGTCACGTACGATGAACCCGGAAAGCTAGGGTTGGTGATAATCGTGGGGATGATGCCCCTAAAACACGGGCCTTAAATAAGTCCTGCAAACCTGGTTTTCCGGGCTCCTGAGGCTACTGGGCTACCTTAATACAGCCCTACCAGTCTGGGTCATTCGTGCACCGGGCCCCCTGGCTTACCGGGACATCACTACTCATctcaaaaatagtcgggctagagtctTAATCGCTGTCCCGACTTACGGTTTCGCCACCCTTGCTTTAATACAACCCTGTAATCCCTGACTGTTTATGCCCCTGTTTCCCAGGGCATATGCGGCCCTGCTCCCCTGTCTTGCCGGGACATCACTACTCAGcccaaaaatagtcgggctagagtctTAATCGCTGTCCCG
It encodes:
- the LOC140887518 gene encoding 3-oxoacyl-[acyl-carrier-protein] synthase II, chloroplastic-like isoform X3, producing the protein MEACMPVSSSSSICIDSPRFCKWGTHRMTNYCYGVYSFMNSRTPFQQYCQESHFVRRGRKLLPRAAHSVMDVAMHRSEEDTEKQKRGTKQRRVVVTGMGVETPLGDDPDVFYDNLLEGVSGISQIESFDCSEFPIRIAGEIKSFSAEGYVAPKFMKRMDRFMLYTLKAGKKALANGGITEAFMDELNKRRCGVLVGSAMGGMKGWMGPNYSISTACATSNLCILNAANHIIKGETDLMLSGGTDSVIIPIGLGGFVACNALSQRNAEPTRASRPWDHSRDGFVMGEGAGVLLLEELEHAKNRGATIYAEFLGGSFTCDAYHITKPHPDAGTGVILCIEKALANSGVSKEDVNYVNAHATSTPAGDINEYQALMRCFGQNKELKMNSTKSMIGHLLGASGAVEAVAAVQAIRTGWVHPNLNLENPDEGVDPNVLVGPKKERLDIKVALSNSFGFGGHNASILFAPYQ
- the LOC140887518 gene encoding 3-oxoacyl-[acyl-carrier-protein] synthase II, chloroplastic-like isoform X2 is translated as MEACMPVSSSSSICIDSPRFCKWGTHRMTNYCYGVYSFMNSRTPFQQYCQESHFVRRGRKLLPRAAHSVMDVAMHRSEEDTEKQKRGTKQRRVVVTGMGVETPLGDDPDVFYDNLLEGVSGISQIESFDCSEFPIRIAGEIKSFSAEGYVAPKFMKRMDRFMLYTLKAGKKALANGGITEAFMDELNKRRCGVLVGSAMGGMKVFFDSIKGFRISYKKISPYALPFISTNMASAVLAMDLGWMGPNYSISTACATSNLCILNAANHIIKGETDLMLSGGTDSVIIPIGLGGFVACNALSQRNAEPTRASRPWDHSRDGFVMGEGAGVLLLEELEHAKNRGATIYAEFLGGSFTCDAYHITKPHPDGTGVILCIEKALANSGVSKEDVNYVNAHATSTPAGDINEYQALMRCFGQNKELKMNSTKSMIGHLLGASGAVEAVAAVQAIRTGWVHPNLNLENPDEGVDPNVLVGPKKERLDIKVALSNSFGFGGHNASILFAPYQ
- the LOC140887518 gene encoding 3-oxoacyl-[acyl-carrier-protein] synthase II, chloroplastic-like isoform X1, whose amino-acid sequence is MEACMPVSSSSSICIDSPRFCKWGTHRMTNYCYGVYSFMNSRTPFQQYCQESHFVRRGRKLLPRAAHSVMDVAMHRSEEDTEKQKRGTKQRRVVVTGMGVETPLGDDPDVFYDNLLEGVSGISQIESFDCSEFPIRIAGEIKSFSAEGYVAPKFMKRMDRFMLYTLKAGKKALANGGITEAFMDELNKRRCGVLVGSAMGGMKVFFDSIKGFRISYKKISPYALPFISTNMASAVLAMDLGWMGPNYSISTACATSNLCILNAANHIIKGETDLMLSGGTDSVIIPIGLGGFVACNALSQRNAEPTRASRPWDHSRDGFVMGEGAGVLLLEELEHAKNRGATIYAEFLGGSFTCDAYHITKPHPDAGTGVILCIEKALANSGVSKEDVNYVNAHATSTPAGDINEYQALMRCFGQNKELKMNSTKSMIGHLLGASGAVEAVAAVQAIRTGWVHPNLNLENPDEGVDPNVLVGPKKERLDIKVALSNSFGFGGHNASILFAPYQ
- the LOC140887518 gene encoding 3-oxoacyl-[acyl-carrier-protein] synthase II, chloroplastic-like isoform X4 is translated as MEACMPVSSSSSICIDSPRFCKWGTHRMTNYCYGVYSFMNSRTPFQQYCQESHFVRRGRKLLPRAAHSVMDVAMHRSEEDTEKQKRGTKQRRVVVTGMGVETPLGDDPDVFYDNLLEGVSGISQIESFDCSEFPIRIAGEIKSFSAEGYVAPKFMKRMDRFMLYTLKAGKKALANGGITEAFMDELNKRRCGVLVGSAMGGMKVFFDSIKGFRISYKKISPYALPFISTNMASAVLAMDLGWMGPNYSISTACATSNLCILNAANHIIKGETDLMLSGGTDSVIIPIGLGGFVACNALSQRNAEPTRASRPWDHSRDGFVMGEGAGVLLLEELEHAKNRGATIYAEFLGGSFTCDAYHITKPHPDAGTGVILCIEKALANSGVSKEDVNYVNAHATSTPAGDINEYQALMRCFGQNKEDTFLEHLVLWKLLLLFRRFGPGGCTPISILKTQMRVWIRMC